CTTAACGATTCCTTGACACATGCTCTCATATACGGCAGACTATTAAGACTTTCTGGTGTTAGTGGTGCATGAACATCGGGTAGAAGTTTCATAATTTCTTCACGCAACTTGTCCTgtgctttttgatttttggctAGATTGTACCAAAGGCCAGACACCGCAGCGGATGTCTATagcaaattgaaaacaaaccTTAGTTTCCTAGGTCATGCCACCTGATATGTGCTATTATACCGTGTCGATTCCAGCTAGCAGCATGTCTAAAGCCATTACAACTGCATAGTCTTtgtcaacttgaagaattttctttaGGACACTTTCTTCCTGCGACTCGTCGTTTTCTGTTTGGTTTCCTATGCGCTCGATGGCTCTATCTATATGCTTCTTCGACAAGCTATTGAAGATGAAAATGTACAAACGGGACgaatttaacaagaaaatccTGTACATACGTCGTCATAACATCAAACGATTCCATTAATCTGTTGAACGTTGGTGTTTTGTAGTACTTCCAAATCGACGGCTGAACATCAAGTTCATAGGCAAGCAGGAAAAAGTCTTTGACCGCCTAAGTGAGGATTAAACATTCAGATTCTAAGCCAATTTGATTTGTTAGAATACGAACGTTGATCAACTTTTGATTTTCTGGATTATCAACCTCACTTAAAAGACCCAGTCGATGTTCGAGCGCTATCAGTGCAATAGACTCAAGTGACCATTTGTTCAATTCATTTTGGAAATCATCTGGCATTTCATTATTCTCATCTCGAATGGTCGTAACTCGTCGAATGAAATCCTTGGCTACCGTATCGATGTCAGGAATGTACGCCCTTACCAGTTTCGGTTTCATCATAATCGGATTGGCAGCCGTACGCAGATTCGCCCACGATTCACCGTGGTCATTGACCAATCCGGAACTCTTTTGGAAGATGTCGGGCCGAATTTTCTTGCGATAATATTCGAACGTGTCGATGCCCCTGCGAATGGGCCAGTGTCCCTCATTCCGAAAAATGATTACCGAATATTTGGGATCGAACGTCACAACCATGTCTGGTTTACCCAATATTCCCGGGAGTTTCATAATCGATCCATAATCCTTGTTCAATCCTTTCATCATGTCGATAATGTTGAGTTTGTAATATCTGCCTGTAATTACAGGATTTAGTATAAACAATCAATAATGCACGCGTTAGTTCAGTTGGGCGGTTTTAAAGCAGATAttagaaaaatagattttattgAGTATTCAAGGCATTGTATTATATCTGTGCAGTGTGCATACCTCCTGGCAAGAAGTAtctcaatatttcaaattttgaggGTCCAGGAAGAGATGCGTAAGGTTTTGCATTGTTCCACTCTTGCTCGTCGTTCGCATCAGTCTGAATAGAATCAATGAATTATAAACTGAGccataataatataaaaaaagttaaagtACGCTTCCCCGTAACGGCCGTCGTTATCAATACTATATCTTACCAACGTTTCTGCTTACACCAAAATAGATGCgagagagaaaaacaaaaaaagagcgAGTTACCAGCTGATGTTTTACAACGAACAACTCGAGAAGAATTACTCACTTCGCAACTATCATAATTATACGTCGTTATCATCAATTTATCagcgaaattaatttaacaaacaaaccaaaagCGATACACTGAAGCGAGGGGAAACGAGTTTACATTGGTTCACATTTTGAAACCATATTCTGTCGGGCATCTTTGGTTCAGTTCACATTTGTCTCTGCAACAGAGCTTAAATGATAAAAACTTTACCCACCTTCACTTGAGCCTGTGCAACAGCAGATAATCGACGTACATTCCAATTCGAAATTAGTGCAATTTGTCGGCCACTACTTTTAATCATCATTTTTTGTTCACTTTTTTTACTCACAATAAACAGATGTTTCCAAGTTTATATTCAGATAACTCGCGAGAAACTCCACAAACGTTATGATCGTGTGGTATGTTTGTATCCGATATATAAATATGATTCATATACAAATCCAATTTTGCGTCTGCGCGTCAGtcttattttttctttaagtAATTTCAATGTCAACAATGATTCTCAACTATTCGttcaattcgattttattcgcGAATTTTGGTCAGCAACGATTTTGTCGGCTGATTAAAACTAAAAGTCTTACAGTAGACAATAATCGCCAGCCATGATAAGAACACATGACTATGAGATTTACATGATAATTACTGAATGAATCGCGGTTTTATTTCTGGGAATTGTTATGGTCCAATTCTTTGTTTTGGGTATTTCATTACTTTTGCTATTGTTATGAACGTTTGCAGAAGTACGCAGATTACAGTTACAATATAATCCGCTTCGTAGACTGGtaagaagaaacaaaacaagaaaCTGACTTATTCGCTCTCATAACAAGTAATCTACTAGAGAGTTAAAAGAGCggaaaaagagagaaaaaagacCACTTATTCAAATGGTCCTGGCGacatgtcaaaatttgtatgcaaaagtccagttaactaggaacaaatcagttaaattaactaagTTCAATAATGGGGGCACACTCTTTTGTACATTCTAATTTAACACTGCATAGACCGTTTAAAGGAGAGGATTCGCTCAGTCTtgctgtaaattttatttctctcgCTTTACAGCTTTGTTGAAATGTCCATTAAATACAATGGTAGAGAATGAGACAAACGGCTTATTGCCTTTGCATAGCTACTTGACTCTCAATCAAATCGCAATATTCGTCAAATTAATCAGCGGTTCACATAAGATAACGTCACGCCATTTTGACGTTTAGTCAACACTGTCACAACTCAATAGCTCCGTTGAGTCAGTTGAAAACGCAACCGCATACAGATTTGAACAGATTTGTTTGTCGGATTTCTAATCAAGACAAAGCTGATAGAATCGGTTAAACACAAATGAAGTTGAATGGAAGGATTTCACGCTGCTAACCGGCAAAACACTAGTACTAGAACTAGTACTACTAGTGCATCATAGATGGCACTATGTTCGTCGGCCGGCTCACACAACTTTTGGCGAATCGTCCCATGTCACAGTCCAATATTCGTATTCAGCATACTCTCTTCTACACATTTATGACACCGCAGCCGATGTAATTCAGTAGATGTAGCTTTACTTagatttcgtcaatttttggaaacaaattcgtaaaattacaaattaattattcataTGAGGGCATGCATGTGCTGCGTAGATAGTGTCATCAATTTTGCTTGTTTTCTGAATCccaattgaataaatttttgtttcatttttgcacacaCAAATCACAAACGAACCGCATCCCAGTACTGTATTTCACGAATATATAGCCACCCCCGAAACAATGTATACCTTTCCAAAATAATTCTAATCCCGTATCTGATCCCACACAgccatacacacacacatccaCACACCAATCCAATATTAAAGCTCATCACAACCAAACTGCTATAAATTACAATCTTTTGTCATTTCTGCATGCAATAGAAACAAAACTAATTAACTattcattttgattaattaaaGGTTTCGTGGATTCGACATAGAGACATACACATACTGACCGTTGGAACGTATACGTACACAACGGACCAGCGGTTTCAGACAACATTTCACAGGGACATCAATGAATGGACAATGCAAATTAAATGGGCACAGAAACGTGATGCTGGGATGTACGAGTGCCAAGTCAGTTGTCACAGACAGCCAGCCATTCGATTCTGTAATGCTAATTTACATTAAATGTTAATCCACAGATATCCACCGTACCAATTAAAAGCTATTCGGTGCGATTGAATGTTGTTGGTAAGTTCGTAAGTTGTTGTTTTAATTCGATGACCTACAAAACATATAACCgaatattttgcacaaacaaaaaagtaagatttagagaattttccgGAAGCGGAGGGGGGCTGGCAATTTACTCTAATTTATTATGTACGACAACGGCCTTGCTGAACCATTTTCTAATCTTCAATGTTTGAGAGAAAGAAGTGAACATGCAAAAAGTCATAGTGATGAAAAGTTTGTTCGCAAACGAAATGCTAATTTCGTGTGGTTTTTGTAAGCTTATGGcgaacaaatgaaattagcATAATTAATTAATGTGACAGTTTCAAAGTAGAATTAAAAGTCCTATTTTTGTGGTGCAGGAAATAGTATGAGGAAGTCATCAGTGTGTCTTTCCAAGTTGGTTTCATTAACATGAATTTGttggaaatttgttttactttaTCGTACAAAAGTCTGCGATtacaaaatcaataatttcgcatggaaatttttttggttaaatagATGCAGAAGAGGACGTGTCTCCAGCTTATAGTTAGGTAGTCCTCAGGCttacagtcgacgtcagtgaaatttagatatAAATTTGCCACAGCTGTTTTGCAGCCAGTCCGTTATAAATACTGAACAAATTTACGAAATTAGGTCCACGCAAGTCAGACTTGCCAAATCTCTACAATTATTTGAAAGTATTACAGGTTATGGGCCGAATTTTTCGGTGTTTTCCTCCTAGACTACATCTACGCGATCTGCACGTAtattataaattaattatcgAATGATTCTTGGTTTccaaattattacattttttgtgagcTTTTTCGCTGTTACGAATGTTACTCGATATGTCACTGAATATTCAATGGATAATGACACACATTTTTTCATGGAAACGTcccactcaacaaaaataagTTAGGgtccgtcattgggaaatgacaggacagttttccgaaaatgtatgaaaaattttatcacaaaaatgcaccgaaaaaaatcgaagaaattcacctcttatgctttccattgtattcggacATAGTCTATTTAGGTCGCCATAGAACACtaaacactaaacactttttactcgatgcaaaaataaaaagtttttttttgttttgtcgcgacaaaaacacagaaaatatttcgacacaactgtgacactccgctactataagtactagaatgaatgtttgctgtgttcacttcggcggtaaaatattttcattcaaaaaagtgtccgacacttcaagtatggtagacatttattaaaattattacctctcccacttctttagtaagctaacaagactttgCTGAGTCTAATTGTGCCAACTCTTTGAATCAAAATATCgactgaggtcgaataattctccccTGAGCTTttacaaacctccgctgagctctaataattctacGCTGAGCtcagtaccggactggctcgaaaagcccatcgggggctccatgcaactcaattgCAAAAGGCcaacaaattaaatattttcatacaaaaatcgagaaggcccatcgggaatcccccgaattcaccatatggccagtccgggcctggctgagctttgacaaacctctaatgagctcTGATAATAggggagtgtcacagttgtgtcgaaatattttctgtgtttttgtcatttccctatgacgggccttaaggaTTGTTTGAGGGAAATTGGCATCCTTTTTTCCGTTCTGTTTATGTACTTTCCATTCACAATCGTTTGATGTATTAAATTGGATATAATGTTGAGGACCGGAGACGCACACAGAAATGTATCAATGCTTTGAATTTACGTTTTAATTActgatttttcaaaatctgtacGACTCTTTTCACCGCTACATtccgattgaaaaaattcagctTTGGTTTTATTAGTACATGTTATACTTTGAcggaacaaaaaattaatttcctgcCACCACAAATTACGttctttgatgaattttcttGCATCCCTTACCCTCTATCCAacgaaaaatccattttattcCATTATATTTTGTAGATCCAGCTTCAGACTCATTATTTGATCGAACATATAATGATGAACGGTTTATGCAGGCTGATACGTATCAGAATTATAATTATCGACATAATGGCAGGTTGTTTAATGGCAagttggtttttattttactttatttttggttttaatttcCGTTTAATTTGTTTGCTATTAACCCCACTAATTGACATTTAAACAAGACTTAAATATCAGGTCAAAAAAGAAGTTGTATGCAAAGGTTTCGATCTCAAGTTAAAAACTATTAAAACGTTTCTAAGGCTTTTGTGgtttgaaactatttttatgAACTCTTGTTAATATAAACACGAAAGAGTTTGAGCTACACAACTACATGcataaaggttttttttatgttttgctaTAGTTTTTTGTAAGTAACaagatatttttgttgaagaaATACCTAGCACTACAGCCAAGGACAGTcgaaaaagtgtatttttatgattttcgtgtttatcgatttcagctgtttttacaatacaaattacaatggcaaaacagctgaaatcgatgaaacacgtatagaataaaaatgcacttttttgactgtcccaGGCTGTACAAAAAGTTAGTCGGTGAAGGTAAAATATGTCTCAAATCGTCACTACTGCCTCACTTCACTTACCGTTGCGAAGTTTTAGCTTTCGGGCTTGACGATGTCTGTAAAAgaacactaaaaaaaactttcaaagcTTGCATAAGGTATATTGAATATCGTGCTCTATACGGCTCTCTTGCGTATTTAACAGAAAGGTTGCTCTCAGGTCACTCGAAGCGGAACATTTGTTTAGTGCCATCGAGACCTACGATCGCAAAAACACAGAACTCGCTTCTATTTAAAGGAATTCACGAGTATAACACATTCGTCGAACAGTAAATATATCACTGCATGGCTAGTGATGAAGCAGAATGGAAGTTTACTTTTAACTTTCATTTTGCtcatgattcgctagactcaTGCATGCAACAAGGTATGACTAGGACAACCTGAGGTTAGTTGTTTCCTTGTCACTGTCGCCATATCCTGATGAGATGttggcaaaaataattatttaaaacttttgaGGAATTATGAAATTGCATTCTCTTCTCAGATCGAAACCATTTCGCTAATTGACTTTAAGATTGCTTACTGACTTCTACTGTTGGAGAGTATAGTTTGGTGACATAGTATCCTTGGGTTTACGCCAGCTGATATTGGAGTCATTTCGtcgttttaaatgtttttgtagATTTGTAtaagttttacattttttgtttcagtctttgagttaattttaattttttttaaatatatttttctttatttacattttattgttgcaAGTAGCTATTGTATTATGTGAAACAAGACAGCTTGCCTTATGCATACgttaaatcaataaatgaaTTGCATTGAAATCAATTCCTAGAAATGTTTGTATACTCTGCACACTTTACCTTctgtgaaaattgaaatccaTCAGAGCAGATTTCTACAGCTACTAAAACTACATAAGCTGCTGGTATAatagtgtaaaaaaaatcctggaaTCATACTGGAACTGGAACCTTATGCTTGAGTTGCAAATCAGGACCGGTCTGGTCATACTGGGCGATCAGCCGATGCCCGAAAAGCCTCTGCTTTATATTGCTCCTTACCTTACATTTTTGGCTCCTCCAGGTTTTTTGGTCTCTTTGTCGAGGCAGGACAACCCTTGGAAGCTCGCcgatttcagtttttttttctatggcTGATATCAGTGTATTTTCCATTGATTCCATTCGGATGGTATTTTTTATAACATTCAAGAGAAACCAGAATTCaggaattttcggaaattttaaggaattttccagaatttaaTCCTTTAAAATAGGTCCTGTAGTGTAGTTGAGTCCGACACTCAATAAAAGCCCTCTTAAATACATGAAGTGGTGCCATTTGGCCATGACCATCGTCGTTCAggaacaaaattacaaaattatgcAACACCAAACCTTAAAATTGTCAATTCAAAATATATAGAAAACTCGTAGGCCCAGATGACTTTAAATAGTTTTGATATGATCTACTACCCATTTGGAAGAGCAATTAGGGTGGCAGAC
This genomic stretch from Bradysia coprophila strain Holo2 chromosome II, BU_Bcop_v1, whole genome shotgun sequence harbors:
- the LOC119071348 gene encoding probable cytochrome P450 12b2, mitochondrial, with the translated sequence MMIKSSGRQIALISNWNVRRLSAVAQAQVKTDANDEQEWNNAKPYASLPGPSKFEILRYFLPGGRYYKLNIIDMMKGLNKDYGSIMKLPGILGKPDMVVTFDPKYSVIIFRNEGHWPIRRGIDTFEYYRKKIRPDIFQKSSGLVNDHGESWANLRTAANPIMMKPKLVRAYIPDIDTVAKDFIRRVTTIRDENNEMPDDFQNELNKWSLESIALIALEHRLGLLSEVDNPENQKLINAVKDFFLLAYELDVQPSIWKYYKTPTFNRLMESFDVMTTLSKKHIDRAIERIGNQTENDESQEESVLKKILQVDKDYAVVMALDMLLAGIDTTSAAVSGLWYNLAKNQKAQDKLREEIMKLLPDVHAPLTPESLNSLPYMRACVKESLRVAPIVGGNMRCIDRDIVLEGYQIPKGSHCVMGSMTMAKDEKFVERADEFIPERFLKETQSGCPSAKDFHPYLMLPFGFGARACIGKRFAEMEIEVLTIRLLREYKIEWNYEPISYANGLIVTPASKLKYRITEL